From the genome of Cryptococcus neoformans var. neoformans B-3501A chromosome 1, whole genome shotgun sequence, one region includes:
- a CDS encoding hypothetical protein (Match to ESTs gb|CF191525.1|CF191525, gb|CF188671.1|CF188671, gb|CF189227.1|CF189227), with the protein MSGNNDNSEKTFNILPHPAKTNNPADLTGEPAEHGGLQSASANAYNAKPPYIPSKEIAEGLEKPKTREELRAEAQQLNS; encoded by the exons ATGTCAGGAAACAACGATAATAGCGAGAAAA CATTCAACATCCTTCCCCACCCAGCCAAGACTAACAACCCTGCCGACTTGACTGGTGAACCCGCGGAACACGGTGGTCTCCAAAGCGCGTCCGCCAACGCCTACAATGCCAAGCCACCTTATATTCCCAGTAAAGAGATTGCTGAGGGTTTGGAGAAGCCCAAGACCCGTGAGGAG TTAAGGGCCGAAGCGCAGCAATTGAACTCATAA